The following proteins are encoded in a genomic region of Agromyces sp. CF514:
- the tmk gene encoding dTMP kinase, producing the protein MTRGVFITLEGGDGTGKTTQSELLAAWLGEQGREVVRTREPGGTEVGIEVREIVLHHRGDIAPRAEALLYAADRAHHVATLVRPALERGEVVIQDRYIDSSVAYQGAGRVLDPEAVRGLSEWATEGLQPDLTVLLDLDAVTARARLDGARTRYDRLEAEASEFHDRVRAAYLGLAEREPERFLVLDASAPVDEIQALIRARVAGLL; encoded by the coding sequence GTGACCCGCGGCGTCTTCATCACCCTCGAGGGCGGCGACGGCACCGGCAAGACCACGCAGTCCGAACTGCTCGCCGCCTGGCTCGGCGAGCAGGGCCGCGAGGTGGTGCGCACACGCGAGCCCGGCGGAACCGAGGTCGGCATCGAGGTGCGCGAGATCGTGCTGCACCACCGCGGCGACATCGCCCCGCGCGCCGAGGCGCTGCTCTACGCCGCCGATCGCGCCCACCACGTCGCGACGCTCGTGCGCCCGGCGCTCGAACGCGGCGAGGTCGTGATCCAGGACCGCTACATCGACTCGTCGGTCGCCTACCAGGGCGCCGGTCGGGTGCTCGACCCCGAGGCCGTGCGCGGGCTGTCCGAGTGGGCGACCGAGGGCCTGCAGCCCGACCTCACGGTGCTGCTCGACCTCGACGCGGTGACCGCGCGGGCGCGCCTCGACGGTGCACGCACCAGGTACGACCGGCTCGAGGCCGAGGCATCCGAGTTCCACGACCGCGTGCGCGCGGCCTACCTCGGTCTCGCCGAGCGCGAGCCCGAGCGGTTCCTCGTGCTCGACGCCTCGGCGCCCGTCGACGAGATCCAGGCGCTGATCCGCGCACGGGTCGCCGGCCTGCTCTGA
- a CDS encoding DNA polymerase III subunit delta', with protein MSVWSELTGQDQAIAVFRSAAEASADRSGTASQQMTHSWLITGPPGSGRSNLAYAFAVALISGQPDGDDTTRIQVEARSHPDLHVLATEGVIIKRDDVRDIVKRSHYAPSIGRHRVIIVEDADRMTEQTSNFLLKELEEPPERTVWILCAPSEADLIPTIRSRVRSVRLLMPSIADVADLLVRRDGVDPVLAERSAREAQSHIGMAHRLATSEDARRRREETLRLALQVRSAATAVSTAARFLEIAGDDAKAITALRDAEEREHALHSLGIAPGQAVPAALRPQIKALEDDQKRRATRSLRDGIDRILVDLTSLYRDVLLLQLGADVELVNRELAGELGRAAASVAPMRTLATLDAIQEARERIEGNVAPALALEAMLVTAIRRPDSERGAA; from the coding sequence GTGAGCGTGTGGAGCGAACTGACCGGCCAAGACCAGGCGATCGCCGTCTTCAGGTCGGCTGCCGAGGCATCCGCCGACCGCTCCGGAACCGCTTCGCAGCAGATGACGCACTCGTGGCTCATCACCGGCCCGCCGGGGTCCGGCCGTTCGAACCTCGCGTACGCGTTCGCCGTGGCGCTCATCTCGGGGCAGCCCGACGGCGATGACACGACCCGGATCCAGGTCGAGGCGCGCAGCCACCCCGACCTGCACGTGCTCGCGACCGAGGGCGTCATCATCAAGCGCGACGACGTGCGCGACATCGTCAAGCGTTCGCACTACGCACCGTCGATCGGCCGCCACCGCGTGATCATCGTCGAAGACGCCGACCGCATGACCGAGCAGACCTCGAACTTCCTCCTGAAGGAGCTCGAGGAGCCGCCGGAGCGCACGGTCTGGATCCTGTGCGCGCCGAGCGAGGCCGACCTGATCCCGACGATCCGGTCGCGCGTGCGCTCGGTGCGGCTGCTCATGCCGAGCATCGCGGATGTCGCGGACCTGCTCGTGCGCCGCGACGGCGTCGACCCCGTGCTCGCCGAGCGCTCGGCGCGAGAGGCCCAGAGCCACATCGGGATGGCCCACCGACTGGCCACGAGCGAAGACGCACGTCGGCGACGCGAGGAGACCCTGCGGCTCGCGCTGCAGGTGCGATCGGCGGCGACGGCCGTCTCGACCGCCGCCCGTTTCCTCGAGATCGCGGGCGACGACGCCAAGGCGATCACCGCGCTCCGCGACGCCGAGGAGCGCGAGCACGCGCTGCACTCGCTCGGCATCGCACCGGGGCAGGCGGTGCCCGCGGCCCTCCGCCCGCAGATCAAGGCCCTCGAAGACGACCAGAAGCGCCGCGCGACGCGGAGCCTGCGCGATGGCATCGACCGGATCCTCGTCGACCTCACCTCGCTCTACCGCGACGTGCTGCTGCTGCAGCTCGGGGCCGACGTCGAGCTCGTCAACCGCGAGCTCGCCGGCGAGCTCGGCCGCGCCGCGGCATCCGTCGCTCCGATGCGCACGCTCGCGACGCTCGACGCGATCCAAGAGGCACGCGAGCGCATCGAAGGCAACGTGGCGCCGGCGCTCGCGCTCGAGGCCATGCTCGTGACCGCCATCCGCCGACCCGATTCCGAACGAGGGGCCGCATGA
- a CDS encoding alpha/beta hydrolase yields MTVTPTDQTSKGRFRRSGGRAAAIAGALVAVIVLAGCVPSFLKPQTSESTPTGEDVAADLQPYYGQVLAWENCGGEFDCATAKAPLDWESPADGEIELALVRHRATGERIGSLLVNPGGPGGSGYDFVKDSLDYAVGEPLQQSFDVVGFDPRGVGRSSAVTCYDAAGMDSFLFDIVPGERGSDEWIQNVGEVKADFGAACGENTGALLGEVDTKSAARDLDMLRAALGDEQLNYLGYSYGTFLGATYAGLFPENVGRLVLDGAVDPSAQEEDVSREQAVGFESALRAYLADCLAGTDCPFTGTVDAAMDEISRLLASVDASPMRGTDGREVGADTLVTAIVYPLYSADSWPYLSQMFDAVMLGDADAALSFADGYYGRNADGTYNDNSTESFLAINCLDFTYQSDVAVMRQKAADIAAAAPVIGPYFGYGDLGCISWPDPSTAERAPITAAGAAPIVVVGTTNDPATPYKWAVSLAEQLESGVLLSYEGEGHTAYNKSNDCVNGAVENYLIEGTPPTDGTSC; encoded by the coding sequence ATGACCGTGACACCGACCGACCAGACGTCGAAGGGGCGCTTTCGCCGCTCCGGGGGCCGCGCCGCAGCGATCGCCGGTGCGCTCGTGGCGGTGATCGTGCTCGCGGGGTGCGTGCCGTCCTTCCTGAAGCCCCAGACGTCGGAGTCGACGCCGACGGGCGAAGACGTCGCGGCCGACCTGCAGCCGTACTACGGCCAGGTGCTCGCCTGGGAGAACTGCGGGGGAGAGTTCGACTGCGCGACGGCCAAGGCTCCGCTCGACTGGGAGTCCCCCGCGGACGGCGAGATCGAGCTCGCGCTCGTGCGGCACCGGGCGACGGGCGAGCGCATCGGCTCGCTGCTCGTGAATCCGGGCGGCCCCGGCGGCTCGGGCTACGACTTCGTCAAGGACTCGCTCGACTACGCCGTGGGCGAGCCGCTGCAGCAGAGCTTCGACGTCGTCGGGTTCGACCCGCGAGGGGTCGGGCGGTCGTCGGCGGTCACCTGCTACGACGCCGCAGGCATGGACAGCTTCCTCTTCGACATCGTGCCCGGAGAACGCGGCAGCGACGAGTGGATCCAGAACGTCGGCGAGGTCAAGGCGGACTTCGGCGCGGCCTGCGGTGAGAACACCGGCGCGCTGCTCGGCGAGGTCGACACGAAGAGCGCGGCACGCGACCTCGACATGCTGCGCGCCGCCCTCGGCGACGAGCAGCTCAACTACCTCGGCTACTCGTACGGCACGTTCCTCGGGGCGACGTACGCGGGGCTCTTCCCCGAGAACGTCGGGCGACTCGTGCTCGACGGCGCAGTCGATCCGTCGGCACAGGAGGAGGACGTCTCGCGCGAGCAGGCCGTCGGCTTCGAGTCCGCGCTGCGCGCCTACCTCGCGGATTGCCTCGCCGGCACCGACTGCCCCTTCACCGGCACGGTCGACGCCGCGATGGACGAGATCAGCCGACTGCTGGCCTCGGTCGATGCGAGCCCCATGCGCGGCACCGACGGCCGCGAGGTCGGGGCCGACACCCTCGTCACGGCAATCGTGTACCCGCTCTACAGCGCGGACTCGTGGCCGTACCTCAGCCAGATGTTCGACGCCGTCATGCTCGGCGACGCCGATGCGGCCCTGAGCTTCGCCGACGGGTACTACGGTCGAAACGCCGACGGCACCTACAACGACAACTCGACCGAGTCGTTCCTCGCCATCAACTGCCTCGACTTCACGTACCAGTCCGACGTCGCGGTCATGCGCCAGAAGGCGGCCGACATCGCCGCGGCCGCCCCGGTCATCGGCCCGTACTTCGGCTACGGCGACCTCGGATGCATCTCCTGGCCCGACCCGTCGACCGCGGAGCGTGCGCCGATCACCGCGGCCGGCGCCGCGCCGATCGTCGTCGTCGGCACCACCAACGACCCTGCGACGCCCTACAAGTGGGCCGTGTCGCTCGCCGAGCAGCTCGAGAGCGGCGTGCTGCTCAGCTACGAGGGCGAGGGGCACACGGCGTACAACAAGTCCAACGACTGCGTGAACGGGGCGGTCGAGAACTACCTCATCGAGGGAACCCCACCGACCGACGGCACCAGTTGTTGA
- a CDS encoding PPOX class F420-dependent oxidoreductase — MTVFDDITAGKYVSLTTFRKDGTPVPTPVWFALDGVRVVVQTPAGTGKLKRLRRDARVVVAPCDMRGRVPTGAPERAGTAEIVTDTAEAARLQGLLRRRYGFMYTLAHAIIRPRGANAPADVLLHISLD, encoded by the coding sequence ATGACGGTGTTCGACGACATCACGGCTGGCAAGTACGTCTCGCTCACGACCTTCCGTAAAGACGGCACCCCGGTGCCGACGCCCGTGTGGTTCGCGCTCGACGGCGTTCGGGTCGTGGTGCAGACGCCCGCCGGCACGGGCAAGCTCAAGCGCCTGCGGCGTGACGCGCGCGTGGTCGTCGCACCGTGCGACATGCGCGGGCGGGTGCCGACCGGTGCGCCCGAGCGCGCCGGCACGGCAGAGATCGTCACCGACACCGCCGAGGCTGCGCGCCTGCAAGGACTCCTCCGTCGCCGCTACGGCTTCATGTACACGCTCGCGCATGCGATCATCCGACCACGAGGCGCGAACGCCCCGGCCGACGTGCTGCTGCACATCTCGCTCGACTGA
- a CDS encoding multidrug efflux SMR transporter gives MPHAGAWGVLAATIALEVTATLSLDAAQRHPWLYAVVVVGYAGSFVLLSQVLRMGMPLGVAYGIWGATGVALTAVLAWALFGDPLTPTMLTGIGLIAAGVLLVEVGSQRAARRAEASVAPIVRGDAGTAGEASA, from the coding sequence ATGCCACACGCAGGCGCCTGGGGCGTGCTCGCCGCCACGATCGCGCTCGAGGTCACGGCGACCCTGAGCCTCGACGCCGCCCAGCGGCATCCGTGGCTCTACGCGGTCGTGGTCGTCGGGTACGCCGGGTCGTTCGTGCTGCTCTCGCAGGTGCTGCGCATGGGCATGCCGCTCGGCGTCGCGTACGGAATCTGGGGAGCGACCGGGGTCGCGCTGACCGCCGTGCTCGCGTGGGCGCTGTTCGGCGATCCGCTCACTCCCACGATGCTCACGGGCATCGGCCTCATCGCGGCGGGCGTGCTGCTCGTCGAGGTCGGGTCGCAGCGGGCCGCGCGGCGCGCGGAGGCATCCGTCGCTCCGATCGTCCGGGGCGATGCCGGGACCGCGGGCGAGGCGAGCGCATGA
- a CDS encoding multidrug efflux SMR transporter: protein MSWVLLACAILSEVGATLSLRMATHAERRRRLWIIPVVVGYLLSFMLLAATLAQGMQVGVAYGVWTAVGVVLTALAGRLLFREPFTWVMGAGVALIVGGVLLIELGTPGH from the coding sequence ATGAGCTGGGTGCTGCTCGCGTGCGCGATCCTGAGCGAGGTCGGCGCGACGCTGTCGCTGCGCATGGCGACGCACGCCGAGCGGCGCCGCCGGCTCTGGATCATCCCCGTCGTGGTCGGCTACCTGCTGTCCTTCATGCTGCTCGCGGCGACGCTCGCCCAGGGCATGCAGGTCGGGGTCGCGTACGGCGTCTGGACGGCCGTCGGCGTCGTGCTCACCGCGCTCGCCGGCCGCCTGCTGTTCCGCGAGCCGTTCACGTGGGTGATGGGCGCGGGCGTCGCGCTCATCGTCGGCGGCGTGCTGCTCATCGAGCTCGGCACGCCGGGGCACTGA
- a CDS encoding Gfo/Idh/MocA family protein, with amino-acid sequence MTERLRWGILATGGIAHSFTNDLKLNGFTVQAVGSRSQAGADAFAAEFGIPNAHGSYEALVADPEVDVIYVSTPHPVHAENARLVLEAGKHVLVEKPFTLNAAEAREIANLAAEKGLLALEAMWTRYLPHMVRIREIIAAGTLGEVRTLIADHTQKLSDDPAHRINALELGGGALLDLGIYPVSFAWDLFGAPVTVQSTATFKSTGADAQIATVFGYDGGRVASTLSASDTRGPNVATVLGTEARIDIDAVWYTPTSFRVVSHDDTVLESYASEVVGRGMHYQAEAVERLVAAGTLGGDLLTIDETVAIMGTLDAIREQIGLRYPGE; translated from the coding sequence ATGACGGAACGACTGCGCTGGGGCATTCTCGCGACGGGTGGCATCGCCCACTCCTTCACCAACGACCTGAAGCTCAACGGGTTCACCGTGCAGGCGGTCGGGTCGCGCTCGCAGGCGGGCGCCGACGCGTTCGCGGCCGAGTTCGGCATCCCGAACGCGCACGGCAGCTACGAGGCGCTCGTCGCCGACCCCGAGGTCGACGTCATCTACGTGTCGACGCCGCATCCGGTGCACGCCGAGAACGCCAGGCTCGTGCTCGAGGCCGGCAAGCACGTGCTCGTCGAGAAGCCGTTCACGCTGAACGCGGCCGAGGCGCGCGAGATCGCCAACCTTGCAGCCGAGAAGGGCCTGCTCGCGCTCGAGGCCATGTGGACCCGCTACCTGCCGCACATGGTGCGCATCCGCGAGATCATCGCCGCCGGCACGCTCGGCGAGGTGCGCACGCTCATCGCCGACCACACGCAGAAGCTCTCCGACGACCCCGCGCACCGCATCAACGCGCTCGAACTCGGCGGCGGCGCGCTGCTCGACCTCGGCATCTACCCCGTCTCGTTCGCGTGGGACCTGTTCGGCGCACCCGTCACGGTCCAGAGCACTGCGACGTTCAAGTCGACCGGCGCCGACGCGCAGATCGCGACCGTGTTCGGGTACGACGGCGGGCGCGTCGCCTCGACCCTCTCGGCGAGCGACACGCGCGGCCCGAACGTGGCCACGGTGCTCGGCACCGAGGCCCGCATCGACATCGACGCGGTCTGGTACACGCCGACCTCGTTCCGGGTGGTGTCGCACGACGACACCGTGCTCGAGTCCTACGCCTCCGAGGTCGTCGGCCGCGGCATGCACTACCAGGCCGAGGCGGTCGAGCGGCTCGTCGCCGCCGGCACGCTCGGGGGCGACCTGCTCACGATCGACGAGACCGTCGCGATCATGGGCACCCTCGACGCCATCCGCGAGCAGATCGGGCTGCGCTACCCAGGCGAATGA
- a CDS encoding D-alanyl-D-alanine carboxypeptidase/D-alanyl-D-alanine-endopeptidase has product MTDETDATGEPESVGEPAGVDGAEAEQPTELLDAAEGAGEGLEAAQPTELLEAADGAGDGLEAEQPTELLDTAAAAEVGSAAAAAEAGSEAGDVGAPASVADASSDPEAAAVAVPVGRAASMRAFARRHKLALSVTAGVVAFALLGAGAVFAGANLSAQRATPVALASETPTPTPTEEPGRPVPAALAAPSAIDTKIRTCSVADRAADPRLANLQAQVRNAATGEVLYDRGGDTPSRTASVMKVLTSAAALDVLGPDYRTTTTVVKGSEPGSAVLVGGGDVTLSRTPSGTETVYPGAAHLDDLAAQVQAAWAADPSNPPLTKLILDAGYFGGDEYQASWDTVERDDGYMSNITALQVDGDRDDPSANTSFRSGDPIGRAGQAFADQLGGIAVIERGTAPAGAQQLGAVSSPTVAQLVDKALVVSDNTVAEMLARLVAIQTGSGNSFDAINAGVLQGLQAYGIDTAGISIVDGSGLSDDNAVPPSYLTQLFIKINAREGNLGVLMDGLPVSGQRGSLSYSDRFAGDNAVAAGAVSAKTGWINSGYTLSGVIRAQDGSTLTFAIYALGDVTDEAKQAIDTLTTGFFLCGDDLSNA; this is encoded by the coding sequence ATGACCGACGAGACGGATGCCACGGGCGAGCCCGAATCCGTCGGCGAACCTGCAGGGGTCGACGGGGCCGAGGCCGAGCAGCCGACCGAGCTTCTCGACGCGGCCGAAGGGGCAGGCGAAGGTCTTGAGGCTGCGCAGCCGACCGAGCTCCTCGAGGCGGCCGATGGCGCAGGCGACGGTCTTGAGGCCGAGCAACCGACCGAGCTCCTCGACACGGCAGCGGCCGCAGAGGTGGGCTCCGCGGCCGCCGCCGCAGAGGCGGGTTCCGAGGCGGGCGACGTCGGCGCACCGGCATCCGTCGCCGACGCGTCCTCCGACCCTGAGGCGGCTGCTGTTGCCGTACCGGTCGGCCGCGCGGCCTCGATGCGGGCCTTCGCCCGCAGGCACAAGCTCGCGCTCTCGGTGACCGCGGGCGTCGTGGCCTTCGCCCTGCTCGGCGCGGGAGCCGTCTTCGCGGGCGCGAACCTGAGCGCCCAGCGCGCCACCCCGGTCGCGCTCGCGAGCGAGACTCCCACCCCGACGCCGACCGAGGAGCCTGGGCGTCCCGTACCCGCGGCCCTGGCAGCGCCGAGCGCGATCGACACGAAGATCCGCACGTGCTCGGTCGCCGATCGCGCCGCCGACCCGCGACTGGCGAACCTGCAGGCCCAGGTGCGCAACGCGGCGACGGGCGAGGTGCTCTACGACCGAGGCGGCGACACTCCGTCGCGCACGGCGAGCGTCATGAAGGTGCTGACCTCGGCTGCCGCGCTCGACGTGCTCGGCCCCGACTACCGCACGACGACGACGGTCGTGAAGGGCTCCGAGCCGGGTTCGGCAGTGCTCGTCGGCGGCGGAGACGTGACGCTCTCACGCACTCCGAGCGGCACCGAGACCGTGTACCCGGGCGCGGCGCACCTCGACGACCTCGCCGCGCAGGTGCAGGCCGCGTGGGCCGCCGACCCGTCGAACCCGCCGCTCACGAAGCTGATCCTCGACGCGGGCTACTTCGGCGGCGACGAATACCAGGCCAGCTGGGACACGGTCGAGCGCGACGACGGCTACATGTCGAACATCACGGCGCTGCAGGTCGACGGCGACCGCGACGACCCGTCGGCGAACACGTCGTTCCGCAGCGGCGACCCGATCGGGCGAGCCGGCCAGGCGTTCGCCGACCAGCTCGGCGGCATCGCGGTCATCGAGCGAGGCACGGCACCCGCGGGCGCGCAGCAACTGGGCGCCGTGAGCTCGCCGACCGTGGCGCAGCTCGTCGACAAGGCGCTCGTCGTCTCCGACAACACGGTCGCCGAGATGCTCGCCCGGCTCGTGGCGATCCAGACCGGGTCGGGCAATTCGTTCGACGCGATCAACGCGGGCGTGCTGCAGGGCCTCCAGGCGTACGGCATCGACACCGCTGGCATCTCGATCGTCGACGGCTCGGGCCTGAGCGACGACAACGCCGTTCCGCCGTCGTACCTGACGCAGCTCTTCATCAAGATCAATGCGCGCGAGGGCAACCTCGGCGTGCTCATGGACGGCCTGCCCGTGTCCGGCCAGCGCGGCTCGCTCTCGTACAGCGACCGGTTCGCGGGCGACAACGCCGTCGCGGCCGGTGCGGTGTCGGCGAAGACCGGGTGGATCAACAGCGGCTACACCCTCTCGGGCGTGATCCGCGCCCAAGACGGCTCGACGCTCACCTTCGCGATCTACGCGCTCGGCGACGTCACCGACGAGGCCAAGCAGGCCATCGACACGCTCACCACGGGCTTCTTCCTCTGCGGCGACGACCTCTCGAACGCGTGA
- a CDS encoding isochorismatase family protein — protein MTRALFIIDVQNDFTEGGALGVDGGAAVAAGITRHLEAHRDDYALVVASRDWHSGENDNGGHFATDAEPDFVDTWPAHCVAGTDGAEYHPALDVAAIDVHIRKGQGVPAYSIFEGTDDAGATIAEVLTAHGVTEVDVVGIATDYCVRASALDALEHGQHVRVLTSLVAGVAPESSAAALAELGHAGAAIV, from the coding sequence ATGACCCGGGCCCTGTTCATCATCGACGTGCAGAACGACTTCACCGAGGGCGGCGCGCTCGGCGTCGACGGGGGAGCGGCGGTCGCCGCGGGCATCACCCGCCATCTCGAGGCGCATCGCGACGACTACGCGCTCGTCGTGGCATCCCGCGACTGGCACTCGGGCGAGAACGACAACGGCGGCCACTTCGCGACCGACGCCGAGCCCGACTTCGTCGACACCTGGCCCGCCCATTGCGTCGCTGGCACCGACGGCGCCGAGTACCACCCCGCGCTCGACGTCGCGGCGATCGACGTGCACATCCGCAAGGGGCAGGGCGTGCCCGCCTATTCGATCTTCGAGGGCACGGATGACGCGGGCGCGACCATCGCCGAGGTGCTCACCGCGCACGGGGTCACCGAGGTCGACGTCGTGGGTATCGCGACCGACTACTGCGTGCGCGCGAGCGCGCTCGACGCGCTCGAGCACGGGCAGCACGTGCGCGTGCTCACCTCGCTCGTCGCGGGCGTCGCCCCCGAGTCCTCGGCCGCCGCGCTCGCCGAGCTCGGGCACGCCGGCGCCGCGATCGTCTGA
- a CDS encoding type IV toxin-antitoxin system AbiEi family antitoxin domain-containing protein, with translation MFDLARTLRTHHGVCTTAQLTASGLGRHAIAAAVRQGRLERAYRGMFVDPGLPLEVRRAVRVGGRLSCISAAGLHGLRVLNPPEVLHVAVAADASRLRTPRAPESPVRLHWTGGPGFDATPIAPLEQVLADVLGCVPELDALCVLDSAREQVAWQTDPPMLGDEAFARLVARLPGHLRVVAHRSTTASQSVGETIARVRFEGSGIPVQPQVALPGGVHADLLIGERLVFEVDGEAPHSLPGAFDRDRGRWAWLKAAGYAHVSFSHRQVVHEWDSVGATVRMLVRRGEHLWSARPNSGAERGLAW, from the coding sequence ATGTTCGACCTCGCACGAACGCTCCGCACGCATCACGGCGTGTGCACGACCGCTCAGCTCACCGCCTCGGGCCTCGGCAGGCACGCCATCGCCGCGGCCGTGCGGCAGGGCCGACTCGAACGCGCGTATCGCGGGATGTTCGTCGATCCGGGCCTGCCGCTCGAGGTCCGTCGTGCCGTGCGGGTCGGCGGACGGCTGTCGTGCATCTCGGCGGCCGGCCTCCACGGGCTGCGCGTGCTGAATCCGCCCGAGGTGCTTCACGTCGCCGTGGCAGCGGACGCATCGCGGCTCCGGACGCCGCGGGCGCCCGAGTCACCGGTGCGGCTGCACTGGACCGGGGGTCCGGGCTTCGACGCCACGCCGATCGCCCCGCTCGAGCAGGTGCTCGCCGACGTGCTCGGATGCGTTCCCGAGCTCGATGCCCTGTGCGTGCTGGATTCGGCGCGAGAGCAGGTCGCCTGGCAGACGGACCCGCCGATGCTCGGCGATGAGGCATTCGCACGGCTCGTCGCGCGGCTTCCGGGCCATCTGCGTGTGGTCGCGCATCGCTCGACCACCGCCAGCCAATCGGTGGGTGAGACCATCGCCCGCGTCCGGTTCGAGGGATCGGGCATTCCGGTGCAGCCGCAGGTCGCCCTGCCCGGCGGGGTGCACGCCGATCTGCTCATCGGCGAGCGGCTCGTGTTCGAGGTCGACGGCGAAGCGCCGCACTCCCTCCCGGGTGCCTTCGATCGGGATCGAGGGCGTTGGGCTTGGCTGAAGGCTGCGGGGTACGCGCACGTGTCGTTCAGCCATCGGCAGGTGGTGCACGAGTGGGATTCGGTCGGCGCGACCGTGCGGATGCTCGTGCGCCGAGGCGAGCACCTGTGGTCGGCTCGGCCGAACTCCGGAGCGGAACGCGGACTCGCCTGGTGA
- a CDS encoding helix-turn-helix domain-containing protein, translated as MPVLRESARSPRLDTASLPLGFGAFSALVSRSFVPLQVRSDHQDSFRGDIRAATTDDVHVSVVTADGHEIHRTPELVARSSHRCFKVGLQLAGTGLLIQDNREAVLRPGDLTVYDTDSPYTLVFEEGFSTLVLMVPHRVLELPTDAVRGMTAATIDGGDGLARVVTRFLGELACDLGQLDGPIGGRLARNAVDLVTTLYARELDVARDADRPHRVMLRRVQAHIDDHLGDPDLTPGSIAAAAYISTRHLHALFHEEGLTVSTYIRSRRLDRCRRELADPLAAHRPVGQVATRWGFTDAAHFSRAFRAEFGEPPSAFRARAISA; from the coding sequence ATGCCCGTGCTCCGCGAATCCGCGCGTTCCCCCCGACTCGACACGGCGAGCCTGCCACTGGGGTTCGGCGCGTTCAGCGCACTCGTCTCGCGGTCGTTCGTGCCGTTGCAGGTGCGCTCCGATCACCAGGACTCGTTCCGCGGCGACATCCGCGCCGCGACCACCGACGACGTGCACGTCTCGGTCGTCACGGCCGACGGCCACGAGATCCACCGCACGCCCGAGCTCGTCGCCCGCTCGAGCCACCGCTGCTTCAAGGTCGGGCTGCAGCTCGCCGGCACCGGCCTGCTCATCCAGGACAACCGCGAAGCCGTGCTGCGCCCGGGCGACCTCACGGTCTACGACACCGATTCCCCGTACACGCTCGTGTTCGAGGAGGGCTTCAGCACGCTCGTGCTCATGGTTCCGCACCGGGTGCTGGAGCTGCCGACCGACGCGGTGCGTGGCATGACCGCGGCCACGATCGACGGCGGCGACGGGCTCGCTCGTGTCGTCACGCGGTTCCTCGGCGAGCTCGCATGCGACCTCGGACAGCTCGACGGCCCGATCGGCGGGCGGCTCGCGCGCAACGCCGTCGACCTCGTGACCACGCTCTACGCGCGCGAGCTCGACGTCGCGCGCGACGCCGACCGGCCGCACCGCGTCATGCTCCGGCGCGTGCAGGCGCACATCGACGACCATCTCGGCGACCCCGATCTGACGCCCGGCAGCATCGCGGCGGCCGCGTACATCTCGACCAGGCACCTGCACGCACTCTTCCACGAGGAGGGCCTCACCGTGTCGACGTACATCCGTTCGCGCCGCCTCGACCGGTGCCGCCGCGAACTCGCCGACCCGCTGGCAGCGCACCGCCCGGTCGGTCAGGTCGCCACCAGGTGGGGGTTCACGGATGCCGCGCACTTCAGCCGCGCGTTCCGAGCCGAGTTCGGCGAGCCGCCGAGCGCGTTCCGCGCGCGAGCCATCAGCGCCTGA